GTCGACCGCACTCGACGTCGCCCTCGGGGTCGGCGGGCTGCCGCGTGGCCGCGTCGTGGAGGTGTACGGCCCGGAGTCCTCCGGTAAGACGACACTGACGCTGCACGCCGTGGCGAACGCGCAGAAGGCCGGCGGACAGGTCGCCTTCGTGGACGCGGAGCACGCTCTCGACCCCGAGTACGCGAAGAAGCTCGGCGTCGACATCGACAACCTGATCCTCTCGCAGCCGGACAACGGCGAGCAGGCCCTCGAGATCGTGGACATGCTGGTCCGCTCCGGCGCCCTCGACCTCATCGTCATCGACTCCGTCGCCGCGCTCGTCCCGCGCGCCGAGATCGAGGGCGAGATGGGCGACAGTCACGTCGGTCTCCAGGCCCGTCTGATGAGCCAGGCACTGCGGAAGATCACCAGCGCGCTCAACCAGTCCAAGACCACCGCGATCTTCATCAACCAGCTCCGCGAGAAGATCGGCGTGATGTTCGGCTCCCCGGAGACCACGACCGGTGGCCGGGCGCTGAAGTTCTACGCCTCGGTGCGCCTCGACATCCGACGCATCGAGACCCTGAAGGACGGTACAGACGCGGTCGGCAACCGCACCCGCGTCAAGGTCGTCAAGAACAAGGTCGCGCCCCCCTTCAAGCAGGCCGAGTTCGACATCCTCTACGGGCAGGGCATCAGCCGCGAGGGCGGTCTGATCGACATGGGCGTGGAGAACGGCTTCGTCCGCAAGGCCGGCGCCTGGTACACGTACGAGGGCGACCAACTGGGGCAGGGCAAGGAGAACGCCCGTAACTTCCTGAAGGACAACCCCGACCTCGCCAACGAGATCGAGAGGAAGATCAAGGAGAAGCTGGGCGTCGGCGTGCGTCCGGAGGAGCCCGCCGCCGAGCCGGCCGCGGTCGCCGCGGCTACCGCGGGCACGCCCGCGGACGACGCCGCCAAGGCGGTTCCGGCTGCCGCGGCCAAGACGGCCAAGACCAAGGCCGCGGCTGCCAAGAGCTGATCCGTGACGCGACGAACGGACTGGGCCGACTACGTCTACCCCGACACCCCCCGGGGGGCGGGGGGCGGGGCCGACGACGGCCCCGCCCAGGCCGGCGACGACCGGCCGGAGGGCGGCTCGCACCGCGGTGAGGGGACGGACGGCGACGACCGGCCCCGTGGTGGCCGGGCGCGGCGCGGCGGCGATGGAGGTCCACGTGGTGGGCGTGGGCGCCGTCGGCGCGGCTTCGGAGAACCGTCCGCCGAGGACGAAGGCCCCTCCTCCTCGTCGAGGGCCGAGCGGGGGGAGTCTTCAGGGGACCCGGCTGAGCGGGCACGGGCGATCTGCCTGCGCCTGCTCACCGGGACCCCGCGCACCCGGAAGCAACTCGCCGACGCCCTGCGCAAACGGGAGATCCCGGACGACGTGGCGGAGGAGGTGCTCTCGCGGTTCGAGGAGGTCGGGCTGATCAACGACGGCGCCTTCGCGGACGCCTGGGTGGAGTCCCGGCACCACGGCCGGGGGCTGGCCCGGCGAGCGCTCGCCCAGGAGCTGCGGACCAAGGGGGTCGATTCGGAGCTGATCGAGGAGGCCGTCGGCCGGCTCGACTCCGAGCAGGAGGAGGAGACGGCGCGCGAGCTCGTCGCCCGCAAGCTGCGCTCGACCCGTGGCCTCGACCGCGACAAACGGCTGCGGCGCCTCGCCGGCATGCTCGCACGCAAGGGCTATCCCGAGGGTATGGCCCTGCGGGTGGTCCGACAGGCGCTGGAGGAGGAGGGTCAGGACACGGAGTTCCTGGACGGCGAGAGGTTCTGAACGAGGTGCTCTGAACGAGGGGTTCTGAGCGCAGGATCTCCCGTAGCGGGGTGGGGACAACCCCCCCGCTGAAGACGCCGGACCACCGCAGTGCACAAGCACCTGTGCACAGGCGAGTGTGTACGCATGTCCCAGGAACCCGGTGCCAACGAGCCCCCGGAAGCGGAACACGCCTCCGCGGCCCCCGTCGAACTCGGCGACCTCGCCGCGCTCAGGGCGCTCGCCCAGCCACGCCGTCAGCGCATGCTCGAACACCTCACCCTGCACGGCCCGGCCACCTCGGCGACCCTCGCCCGCGCCCTCGGCCTGAACACCGGATCCACCAGCTACCACCTGCGTGAGCTGGCCAGGTACGGCTTCGTCGAGGAGACCGACGCAGAGAAGCCCGCGCACCGGGGCGAGCACCCGGCCGAAGCGCGGCGCGCGGAGCCGTCCACGCATCGGGAGCGCTGGTGGCGGGCGGTCCCCGGGGACCGCCGATTTCCCCCGCGCAGCCGTCAGAGTCCCGAGATGCGGCTCGTCATGGACGAGCTGAACCACCATGCCTACGCAGCCGATCCGGACCTCTTCGAGCGGCTCCAGAGGGACGCGGAGGACGACGACCCGTGGGCGGACGCGTTCCCCACGTTCAGCATCGGTATGACCGGGCGGGCTGCGCCGGCGGTCGTACCGCTCGTGTACGCCACGGTGGTTGCCGGGGCCGGGCTGCTCGCACTGGTCGCCACCGCTGTGCCGGGACGCGTGGCGCTGAGGGTGCGCGCGGTGACGGTGGCGACGGCGCAGGAGTGAGCGATCCCCCGGCCCCCTGCCGGGAGGCGTGATCTCCGAGCCCCCGGGGAGCGCAGGATTACCTTGCGCTCCCGGAGGGGTGAGCTCGCCCGGCCTGCCGGTACCGTCTGCTGCCGCCCATGAACCCCCGCCTGACGTGCGGGGGTTGCCTCCCGCACCTCCTGAAAGGCGGCCCCGCCATGCCCGTGCCCACCCGCTCCCGAAGACCGCTCGTCGTGTCGGTCCTCGGCGCCGGTCTGCTGCTCACCGGCTGTGGAGTGTGGCCTTCGCAGGCCACGGCACCGGCGGGGGCGGTCAAGGGCAGGATCACGCTGGGCTTCGTCAACGGCGGTACCACCGAGTTCCATACGTGCCTTCAGGAGTCCGTCGAGCGGACGGCCCGCAACAACGGCGTCCATCTCTTCACGGCCAACTCGCGCCAGGACGGCGACACGGAGGTCTCCAACATCGAGGCCATGATCGCCCGCAAGGTGGACGCGCTGATAGTGCAGACCGTCGACGTCGAGGCCCTCAAGGGGGACATCGCGGAGGCGAAGGCGGCCGGGGTGCCGATCTTCCTCACCTCGGTCACCCCCGACGACACGTCCGACCTGCTGGGGGCTGTCGTGGTCGATCTGAAGGAGGTGGGGGAACTGGACGCCGAGTGGATCGAGCGGGACGCCGCCGGCCGCGCGGTGAGCGTCGCGGTGATCGCGGGAGCCCCCGGTGCCGCCTCCGACCTGCTCACGGAGGCCTTCGCCCAGAGGCTGCCGGACAATGCCGAGGTGGTGGCGAGCCGGCCCGGCATGTACGACCCCGTCAAGGCGCGGACGGTCGCCGCGGCCATGATCAAGGACAGTCCCGGCCTCGACTACGCCTTCGTCGCCAATGAGGAGATGGCGTTCGCCGCCCGCAAGGCCTTCGACGCGGCCGGGGCCGAGGACGTCAGGATCGTGACGGTGAACGGCACCGACGAGGCACTGGCCGCGCTCAAGGCCGGCAGCCTCGCCGCCACGGTCTCCAACTCGGCCGCGGACACCGGTGAACTGGCGGTGCAGAACGTCGTCTCCCTGCTCCGCAAGGACCAGCGGGCCGACAGGATCGACAAGACGCCCGTCCGCCTGGTCACCCGGGACAACGCCGACACGGCCCCGCTGTACTGCCCGCCGGACTGAGCCCGGCGCGCCGCAGCCCCGCTAGGACGTCACGGGGAGCCCCGCCGCCCGCCACGCCTGGAAACCGCCGACGAGGTCGGTGGCCCGGTGCAGCCCCAGTTGGTGCAGGGAAGCGGCGGCCAGGCTCGACGCGTAGCCCTCGTTGCAGATCACGACCGCCCGCACGCCATGACTCGTGGCCTCGGGGAGGCGATGACTGCCCTGGGGGTCGAGACGCCACTCCAGTTCGTTGCGCTCGACGACCAGGGCACCGGGGATCAGACCGTCCCGCTCGCGCAGGGCCGCGTACCGGATGTCGATGAGCAGCGCCTCACCCGCGCGGGCGGCCTCGTACGCCTCTCGCGCCTCCACGCGCGCGTACCCCGCACGCACCCGCTCGAGCAGCTCGTCCACGCCCGTCGGCCGTTCGCCGTCCGGTCGGCGCTCCTGAGGTATGACCGGGCCGCTCACTGCCAGTCCTCCGGGCGCTCGACCTGCTCCAGCCGCAGGACGTGTCCCGTACGGCTGTAGCGGCGGATGCGCGGCAGCGGGGGGTAGTAGGCGTGGACGGAGACGGCGTGTTCCTCGGTGGACCGGTTGAGGACCTCGTGGACGTGGTGCCGTCCGAAGGAGCGGCCCCGGCCGGCCGGCAGTGTGCGCTCCCGGTCCACGTCGTCCGTCAGCTCGAGGGTCTTCCAGCCGTCGGTGGGCAGCCGCGCGGCGAGCGAGTACTCCTTCAGCTCGCCCTGCGCGATCAGGAAGGCGCCGACCGAGTCGGCGTGGTCGTGCCAGCCGGTGCCGGTGCCGGGCGGCCAGCCGATCAGCCAGGCCTCGCTGCCGCCGGGACCCTCCAGGCGCACCCAGGTGCGGCCCTCGGGGTCGAGGGGAAGCGAGGCGATCAGCTCGGCGTCGGCGGCCGTGCGCCGGACGAAGTCGAGGAGGTCCGCCTGTGTGGGCGCGGCGGCGACGGCGGCGATGGGCACGGAGGGAGAGACAGACACGGATACCGTCCTGGGAGCGTTCGCGGGGAGCGCGCGGCCGCGCACGAGGTGAGGTGCGCATCGGCGGCGCGCGCCGGTGGGAATGGGGGATGCGAATTCAGCAGGACGGGCGACACACGCAGCCCGCATAGCGGACGAGGTCCATATGGACCCTCCGCCACAGGCGCACATCGGTGTCGGTCACGATCCGGAGTACACCACGCCGGTGTACCCCGGTCAACTCACTGTCACCATGTGGACCGCACAGTCACAGCCGGTGCGATCGTGCGATTTTCGTTCGGCTCTCTTCCGGCTTTCGGCTCCGGTTCTCGCCCGGTCGTCGTCCGGTCGTAGTCCGGCTTCTCGTGCCGGCGTGCGCCGGGCGGGGCCGTACCGTCACTTGGCCGCGGAGCCCGCCGTGGCCCCCGCTTCGGACGGCTCCCGTGTCCCCGCAGGCCCGCCCACCGTCGCCTCCGCCGCCGCGTACAGATCGGCCGCGCGTACTCCGTCGAGCGCGGTGACCAGATGGCCGTCGGGCCGGATCAGCAGAACGGTGTGCGCGGCCGCGCCCGGATAACTCTCGGCCACCAGCAGCTCGGCCGGGCTCGGCAGGGCCGTCACCGCGGCGGCGAGCCGGGGCATGATCCCGGCGCCCACCCAGTGCCTGCGCTCCCACACGCCGGTGCCCGGCGCGATCAGCAGGACGAGCAGGGCACCGCGCCCCAGCCGGTCCCGCAGCCGTACGAACGAGCCGTCCTCCGCGGTCACGCGCACGTCCTCGACCGGCGCACCGGGAGGCGTGTCCACCGGCACCTCCGCCTCCAGATGCCGGGGCGCGAGCGGCGAACCGTCGTAGGTGCCCGGCGCGCCCAGCGGACCGCGGCCCAGGTGGCCGTCGGTGAGCAGCACGTCGTGACCGCGGGTCGTGCCGGGGACGTAGGC
The sequence above is a segment of the Streptomyces asoensis genome. Coding sequences within it:
- a CDS encoding sugar ABC transporter substrate-binding protein, whose amino-acid sequence is MPVPTRSRRPLVVSVLGAGLLLTGCGVWPSQATAPAGAVKGRITLGFVNGGTTEFHTCLQESVERTARNNGVHLFTANSRQDGDTEVSNIEAMIARKVDALIVQTVDVEALKGDIAEAKAAGVPIFLTSVTPDDTSDLLGAVVVDLKEVGELDAEWIERDAAGRAVSVAVIAGAPGAASDLLTEAFAQRLPDNAEVVASRPGMYDPVKARTVAAAMIKDSPGLDYAFVANEEMAFAARKAFDAAGAEDVRIVTVNGTDEALAALKAGSLAATVSNSAADTGELAVQNVVSLLRKDQRADRIDKTPVRLVTRDNADTAPLYCPPD
- a CDS encoding rhodanese-like domain-containing protein, which translates into the protein MSGPVIPQERRPDGERPTGVDELLERVRAGYARVEAREAYEAARAGEALLIDIRYAALRERDGLIPGALVVERNELEWRLDPQGSHRLPEATSHGVRAVVICNEGYASSLAAASLHQLGLHRATDLVGGFQAWRAAGLPVTS
- a CDS encoding cysteine dioxygenase, with protein sequence MSVSPSVPIAAVAAAPTQADLLDFVRRTAADAELIASLPLDPEGRTWVRLEGPGGSEAWLIGWPPGTGTGWHDHADSVGAFLIAQGELKEYSLAARLPTDGWKTLELTDDVDRERTLPAGRGRSFGRHHVHEVLNRSTEEHAVSVHAYYPPLPRIRRYSRTGHVLRLEQVERPEDWQ
- the recA gene encoding recombinase RecA, which translates into the protein MAGTDREKALDAALAQIERQFGKGAVMRLGERPNEPIEVIPTGSTALDVALGVGGLPRGRVVEVYGPESSGKTTLTLHAVANAQKAGGQVAFVDAEHALDPEYAKKLGVDIDNLILSQPDNGEQALEIVDMLVRSGALDLIVIDSVAALVPRAEIEGEMGDSHVGLQARLMSQALRKITSALNQSKTTAIFINQLREKIGVMFGSPETTTGGRALKFYASVRLDIRRIETLKDGTDAVGNRTRVKVVKNKVAPPFKQAEFDILYGQGISREGGLIDMGVENGFVRKAGAWYTYEGDQLGQGKENARNFLKDNPDLANEIERKIKEKLGVGVRPEEPAAEPAAVAAATAGTPADDAAKAVPAAAAKTAKTKAAAAKS
- a CDS encoding winged helix-turn-helix domain-containing protein is translated as MSQEPGANEPPEAEHASAAPVELGDLAALRALAQPRRQRMLEHLTLHGPATSATLARALGLNTGSTSYHLRELARYGFVEETDAEKPAHRGEHPAEARRAEPSTHRERWWRAVPGDRRFPPRSRQSPEMRLVMDELNHHAYAADPDLFERLQRDAEDDDPWADAFPTFSIGMTGRAAPAVVPLVYATVVAGAGLLALVATAVPGRVALRVRAVTVATAQE
- the recX gene encoding recombination regulator RecX, coding for MTRRTDWADYVYPDTPRGAGGGADDGPAQAGDDRPEGGSHRGEGTDGDDRPRGGRARRGGDGGPRGGRGRRRRGFGEPSAEDEGPSSSSRAERGESSGDPAERARAICLRLLTGTPRTRKQLADALRKREIPDDVAEEVLSRFEEVGLINDGAFADAWVESRHHGRGLARRALAQELRTKGVDSELIEEAVGRLDSEQEEETARELVARKLRSTRGLDRDKRLRRLAGMLARKGYPEGMALRVVRQALEEEGQDTEFLDGERF
- a CDS encoding putative leader peptide; the protein is MTDTDVRLWRRVHMDLVRYAGCVCRPSC